GGACAGCCTTTTCGTGCCCGGTGTTTGGGGTCCGTATTTCAGCGCCGTCCTGCCCAACATGTGGCTGTCCGAGGGCGGTCAGAGCGCGTCGGGACGCCTCCTGGACCACATCATCCTATCCCATCCGGCAAAAGAGCTCTTCAAAGACAAATCATTGTAAGGCAGAAATCcagttaagattttttaacgTGATAATGTTTAACTCTTTTTGCAGACCCGAAATAACTAAAGAGCTGAACGATATTGTGGCAAATCTGGGCGCTGGAATGGATATGATAAATTTAACTAGAGATGTGCACGTCATTCCTGATTTCCATGGAAACCGTTCGCCGCTGGCGGATTCAGAGAGGAGTGGAATGGTGAGCGATCTGCATCGATTTGCACTCTAATACAGAAAGAAAAGCAACACACGTTTCTGTtaaggattaaatttaaaattaaaattgtttagatTACAGGCCTTACTCTCGACACCTCGAAGAAAAATCTAGCCATTTTATATTTGGCCACAGTGCAAGCGATTGCGGTAAATAAATCCGAAATTATTGGAAATTCTAATTTACAAAACGAAATTTTGTCGTAGTATGGCACGAAACACATTTTGGACGCGATGCAGTCGCACGGCCACAATTTCAGCTGCGCCCTGATCTGCGGCGGGCTGGCCAAAAACGCTCTTTTCGTGCAGACCACCAGCGACGTGCTGGGCATTCCCGTTCTGCTTCCTCAAGAGCTGGAGTCTGTGCTGCTCGGGGCGGCCATCCTCGGCGCGACGGCCGCTGGGGCCTACCCCAGCGTCCAGGAGGCGGCCACCAAAATGTGCGGCGGTGCGGCCAGGATTGAACCGACAACTGGCTCCCAAGAGTGAGAGAAAAATCctcaaaatatatcaaattgactaattttataaaaattgtcgtAGATTCCACAGACGAAAATACGCGGTCTTTCTGAAAATGCTGGACGACCAAATAGAGTACAAGAAAatcatggaaaaataaacgctTGTCACGATATTTTACCTTCAGATATTTATTCGtgggataaaataataacccTTCTATAGAGTGACAATAATAGAATGCTTATACAATGAACATGAGGCGCGTGTGTATGCAttgtgaaacatttttacaagGTAGCAGCCGTGAATATACATCGAAACGAGTGGACCTCCCATGCCACgctgaataaaatcaaagtaaTCATAGACGCTATAAACTACTAATTTACAACTTACAAGGTCTAAAAAGTAACGAAACAGCCTGATTAATAACGATTTCGCTAACTGAGATGCGCAAGAAACTTGAGAAATTAATGtgtaacaaattaatattccagtTCCGGCTTAAAATTACATCAAATGTGGGCGATAAAAACTTTTCCAGTAGAAAAAGGCGCGGTTAGAGCCTTGACAAGGAAACATAGTCTAGAATAGATAACTATAGTTTTTGTTGAATTCACTTTCTCCTCCAGTATCACAGAAAACGATTTCTTTTTACCAGCTTGTGAGTCGCGGCGCTCGCAGCCGACAAGAAAGTAACATTGGCACACACGCTGAGGATGGATATATTTAAATGCCCTTGCCGAGGAATCCTGCTCGGGGTGCGAGCCGCGACCGCTCTCcacaaaattacaaacacGGAATGCAcaacaaattttgtgaattcgCAATAATTGAAAGATCCTAGCAGCATTAGTAAAACGTGATTCTGGCAGTCTTCTCTTGTATTTCTCTCTGGacacattcaaattaatccGCCGACTGCATCCAAAATTCCAAACAGGTGCCCATCCAAAAGGATCGTGCCCGATCAAGAAtctttagtttttatttttctacaagtCAGTCTTGCCAACCTCAACCgtccaaattttgaaaagggcGCAGTCTAAGAATGTTTTGGACACAGTCAGCACTAAAGTGCTTTGAAACCCGTGTGCTTTTTTTCCCGTTCAACAAACCCAAAAGCTTTAATTTCGATCTTATTAATTTCGACTTGATCTGCACTGCAgaagaaacattatttttaacctcaGTGAATTCTCAATTTTGCGGGGGCTCGTCAAATCACATTTCAGGCCAAACCGAGAGGAGCAGAGAGGCGGTGGCCAAAGCGGCCACCAGCACCATGCAGACGCCCAAGCAAGAGCCCTCCTCGACGCAGGCCAGATGCTAGCAGGCCGTCGGACCCGGCGGCGCCGCGTAACGGTACCTCGAGTCGAAATCTCCATCACAAATGTATTTCcctgaaagattaaaaataggaatttgtTAGTCAGGGTGCTTCCTGGGGGGTCATACAGGGatatcataataaaaaattggattccGCCTGCTAGACCCTTGGGGCCTTCAGACAGGCGCTTTGCGCCAGCCCTTCGTCGAGGCGGggaaattgaccaaaagacGGCGCAGGCAAAACCACAAAAATAAAGGTCGCGcgccctgagaaaggtcggtGACAAGCAAGAATGAAAAATCGCCACCGAGTATCACAAAATGCGCTCGAAAGTACTGAAAAAGCATGTAAAAATAGCCTAGGAAGGGATCTCAGgtcagggtaccctgaaaaaggtcgtctgAGAACCGCAGGTCAAAGCCCTTCCCGAGACCTATCCGTTGAGGGTTCGCAGTCGACGATCGGacaaacggccgaatttttataaaaataaaaccattttttaactccggctttttcgaaaattcggCCGAAAAAATCGtagtaattcgaaaaatggtccgattttggaaaaccaaACACAGGCGGATGTGCCCAACCGAGGGGCATCGACTGGTGCCGGAATAAGCGTTGTCCGTCGCACAGGGCCCCGCATGGGCCCCGAAAACGAAAGGttaaaatgtcacaaatcgcgttttatttactttaaaaattgataattctGCTGATATGGGCCGTATAGTGGAAATCCAAACTTTTTCAGACTtgccgtgaaattctgcgtcttttaaattatattgccGCCGCCCGCCCCCAAAATCTGcgctattttaaattcagcaaCTGGCCAAAATCGGTTTCTGAATTGAAAATACGCCTAAATTTCTTGGGTTTTGCGCTGAAAACTAGTGTTTGTTGGACTCGCAGTGAAATTATGCGTCAAATAGGCCCAGAAGTGGCAGTAGTAcatgagaataaataatatttatttcatcaatattttaatcgcaggtaagataattaaaaaaaagattacTCACCAGAGACGAATCTTCTCTTGACAAGCGACAGTCTGTATCCAGCGCCAGTAAGCTCAAACTCGGCTCCGGAAAGGGTAGTGCCCTCGCAATTGAACTGGGCGGCGATTGTACCCTGGGAACCGGGTCCATTGCTCAGCTCGAAAATCGCTCGCAGAGATCCGACTCCATGGTTTTCGCTGTGCTGCGACAACTCGGTGAACTTCCACATTGCTCGGTTGCTTTCCGGCACCCTTTGATTaccagatttaaattattattcgaTTGGGGGCAATTATTTTGAGACTGACCAGAGCCCACTGGGTTTGGATTGCATTGATAAGACACCGCCATCAACAGGGACGGCCACAGTGAGGTTGAGCAAGGATGAGGGTGATGCCATGGCGTGGCTGTTGTACTTGTAGTCGACCTTCAGGCCAGTTTGGTTGTCATCACACTTCCAGTAGGCGACCAATTGGAACGGGCACGAAGAGGCAccactttttgattttatctGATTCCACCCACCGATCGGATTAGATGCTCGTTACAAAGAGTTTAATGCTTACTTGGTATTTCAAAATATCCACATTAAAATAAGAGGCAGTAGGGTTTTGATCATATTGTCTCCTCAAAAGCGCGGTCAGCGCACCCATGTTGAATTCGTACGATGAAACTTCTGTCGTTGTTTGAGACGCGTCCCTGAAAAATATCATGCCAATCGTTCAAATCtctcaacaacaacaacgcaCAACCAGGTCTTTTATTGTTCAACTCACAGTGTGATGAGCTGCCGGTTGGGGACAACATTTTCCAGGCGATGAGAGTTCTTGACTTTGAAGGAGAGCTGCGCTGGCGACGGATTGTTGGCCAGGATGGTCACGATGCCCGCCGGGAAGGAGAGCATCATGTCGCCAGACATCTTGACCTGGCAGCGGGTCTCGTCCGAGCCTCGGAAGTAGGCGTGAATGATTTCGTGGAAGGCGACGGCCAGGGGAACCGTGTCCGCCATGCCGATCGTCAGTGGGGACGGGCCCCGCGACGAATTCAGCACGCCAGTCGAGCGGAACTCGAGGCTGTTGGTGCTGTCGGCGCGCGCGATGTTCGTCGGCGCTGGACTCGCCGGACTGATGCGACCGCGCAGTTGTGGAGTGCCCTGAAAGGGAAGGTTACAACTTTATTAGAAATCAGGGCCCTTCGGGTAAACTGTCCCTCAAGGCAGcgaaattgaccaaaagacTTAAATATAAGCGACGGCTAAATCGCCACAATGTCCTCAGgtcgcgtgacctgaggaaggtcggtgatAGGCAagggtaaaaaaaatcgtcgaCGAGTATTGTAAAATGTActcaaaattactgaaaaagcattaaaaaccagTCTAGGatcggatctcaggtcggggtaccctgaaaaaggtcactACGGTACCACAGGACGAAAGCCTCGTCcgagacctgtccgatgaggggccgtggtcgacgatcggaCGAACGgcagaattttaacaaaaataaaactatttttgcctGCGAACACTTATGAAGCcgaaaaacagtaaaaaattaatttttatttttctatgggcgcgaaaaatctggaaattggTTTACAGACTGGCGGCAGTTCTTTGCGTGCGATAGATTCGGTAAAACTCTTTTAAGTTTGCCCCATATGGAAAAAACGCGGATTTCGGATTTCCGTTGTTACCCTTAtggaaaaagtgcaaaaatcacgtttttcaaacttcaaaatctATTAAGTCCTAGGATTTTGATCGGATCAGCTCGTATTTGGTCTCAAAACGTTCCCAGATGAATTTCGCGTCGGTTAATCGGGTGGTGTGTCGAATTTTTCCCCAATCACGAGATATGGTGACCAGAAGCCGGAAATtgtcgtaaatattttttgattaaataaataaattatccaaCGATGTTGATAAAACTTTCACTCAACTTGCTCAGTCTAATGCCTAGCTCAGATGGCTAGGCGAAATAATATCTGGGAAAATCCGTatcaaggttttttttaaattgtgacttTCCCGAAATTTTGGcagtaattataattttaaaaatcgaaaaatggtccaattTTTGGAAACCGCACACAGGCAGACGCGCCTCACCAAGcggcatcgattggtacctAAATCAGCGccgtccggcccatagggccccacCTGGGcccaaaaacaacaatttgcaagtgtcagaaattgttttttcgaatttaaaaacttaaaactcGGCTCCTACGTTTCgtagagtaaaaaaacaaagttGGTTAGACTCGCCGTGAAATTTCGCGTCGAGTGGACCCAAAAGACGCCACTGCCCGACTGAATTTTAGTTTACAGAATCACCTCCCCGCGATGAAACGTATCGATTGCTCCGGCTTTGCACCGAAATGCGCAacttttccgattttttttttacaaagaaaGATAAAGAACCAGCATAAGGCGTCCCCGACTCGAAAAAGTGTACACCCTGTGGTagatagtaaataaaaatagcgtTACCTCTCCCCTTCTGGAAGGCGGTCTTGGAATGGCAATTGAACCTGCAGTAGGAGTCGGTGTCTGTCGCTGCTTCGGCGGAAGGGCTGGCTGCATCTCGCCGACCTCAGCAAAAATATCGCCCAGATCTGCGCAGGGAAATAGATCAAGATTTGCTGCTTGGCGCGCATTTCGCATATCGGTGTGCAACAAACCTGCGTATCTGGTTGTCTGAGCCTCGAGTTGCGGCATGGCGGGACTGCCTCTGGGGCTGGGCAGCGCTGGCGGACTCTGCAGCTGCGAGTATTGGCCTGCAGACACGTTGGCACCACTAGGCGTGGATGCCACAGAGCTTGAGGGACTTTGAAACAGTGTCAAGCCTAACAAGTCACTACTAGGCTTCCTATCAAGCAGAACACAAAAGAAACATTCATTGCGGCTACTGCACATGCACATTAACATTGATTTGAAGTGgaatgatgttttttttttaatttaaaaaattgtattacagGAAAGTGAAGCcaaactgaataattttttcaaataattctaaaagtgccccaatttttcgaattttaccggttacgtcCTCAATTTAGAGCAAaggaatttaattgctttcgggctgagaaaaaattatgaaaatttaatagtgagaagataaaaaatactttagttattttttttaaattgcgcaTTTACGAAAGGGATCTGtgtttggcctcattaaaaaTCACCAGTTGATAATAGCGTAAAAAACTGActatattcagaaagctgattgaatttcctgttttttatagagcaaatttttctaaaatttacgaTTTTCGCGATTTTCGCATAAAAttagtctgaaaatttcaactggccgttagagcctttatttatatttatttattgggggggggggggatacccaaaattatgtttttatttaataatcatctcggaaaaattgattttttttcgtttaaataatttctatgatATTCAGAGCTAAAAGGATTTAGCGGGAAATttactatcattcctctttaaaaggtGTGCTAAAACAAACACGGCTGGACTTTCATCCACCTCCCTTTTTCTCCAAATCCTTAAGTTAATTCAGAGTGAAAAGTTGCGATTCAAGCATTTGGCGTGACTAGCTAAGAGCATAAATTGCGAGGAGCTACAGGAAACTGAGATTATTGCATTACAAATTCTAAGTTGAGGTTAATTGCAGTATGcttacaaggaaactcttggATTTCAACGTTTTAATTCTCGGCAATACCATTGAATTCCTGAGATATCTCTTTAACacgatttcaattatttcgcCAAGCCCTACAACTTCAAATCCTAAGGTTTCCTTGCTAAGCACCGGTTGTCTACATGTCTACTAGGTCGAGATATGCAAAAACATTGCGGCAAAGCCTCACAAccaaattaataatgataaGCTTTAGGCTCGAAAGTGTGGAGTTAAATACCCTCCAAGCTGCTGGGACACTGATTGGCTCCGTTTCATCCCGTCGTTGTCCACGCTGGAGCCTCTCCTTCCCTGTTAGCAAATTTGTAGCAAAACATTCGATACATTTCAGCAGGTAAATTTACAATCATTTGGCCGACAGACGAAAGATTCATATTCTCAACCGTGGCTCTCAGCTCGTCGACACTCGCGCTCATGACTGTCGAGCCGTTGATTTGCGGCTTGATTTGAACGTGAATTTTCCTTTCCCGGTCGTCCTCTATtgaaaggagagaaaaattaacatttttcaaggcaagaatataaattttcagtgcCTGTATCTGTGTCCGAGCTTgagtaaaagttgtttttttcgttttcccACGTGTCAACCTTAGGCCGAATTCGATAACCCTCGTCGTCCACTTCCGGCGGGGGAGGAGACCCGGATTTCCTACTTGAACCGTCATCCTTGTCCTCTCTGTTTACAtaatcaacaattaaaacaaaaaaacacaGGTTGTACGAGcctttagtgtttgaagccgccaacagatggcgccatcaTTATACttctgtaataaatttattttttacgaacttccactgcgatttcagactcaatcctgccagtGTGGGTTCTTCACTTTgaatgctttcttttgacgtcctgaaaaccaaaatcagtcaagccattcgccgtagaaacgttggaagagattttatatttaaaaaaatagcttttcacgATTcaacggcgattggcttaaccaatttcggttttcagcacgttaaaagaaaacaaattaagtgaagaattcacagcagcaggattgagtctgaaatcacagcgaaattgtcttaaaattaaatttattatgaaagtatacggtggcgccatctgttggcggcttccgCAAGTGGTGAATTCGAGAAACATACCCATCAGATTTATCCTCCTTATTGCTGTTGTTGTCCTGCGAGTCTTTCTTCGAGTTCTTTTTcgcctttttctcttttttcttttcgcgcctACTTCTCAAAAATCCTGTAAAATTCCCGCTTGTTTAGTCGCAGAGCTAATTCGCAGGTTTGTGATCTCTACAACTAGACAGATAGAAATAAATCTAGTACAGAATACTGACTCGGCCGCGCTGACTTTCTACTGGCCGAGCCAGGGTAGAGAAAAACATACAGTGAGTGTTCGGTACAAAATTCATTCGATCTAGAGTTGAAATAACAGAGGAACCTGTTGTCCAAGTGGAGATACTAGTGTAAGGGGAGCGAGGTGGTGAGTCCTCTGATCCATCAAGAGAGTCAGCAAAAGagacagaaaataaatcagtagTCAAAATATGACAGTGAGTGAGCGAGAAAATGATTGGATGGATGGCGACTTGAATGCTTCCAAATCAAAGTGAGATGAGACATTCCTCTAGTCTATTCtatgtcaataaaaattgattctgaTATCAGTGAGAGATGCAATAAATGCAACTGCAAATCATCCCGCCTGCAATGattcaaactttaaattaattttgactatAAACGGGCCGTGAACATTTATTGTGCTGGAATTTTCCTCCACCACAGGAAACAAGACATTAGTTAGTCACCAGGGTTAGTAAATGAATGTCTTACGTTCTTGCTCACCAATACCTAAAAGAAATTTGGCCGTGTTACTTTAGTAGAGAAACCCAAAGAGAGCTGGTTGTAAGGAAGTTAAATAGGCGGAGTTGCAGCCATTCTTGATGCAGAGCATGCAGTCAAATTACTCAAGACAAGGGATGCATTCATGagttggttttttttttgtttctttctgacattaaatgaattgactataaatataaagttttGTTTGTATACTCTGTGTTCCACGCAACGGATTCCGAACTAGAGAGGCGGCGTTGGTGGTTGCGTTATTGGGCCCGGTGGGACT
The nucleotide sequence above comes from Cloeon dipterum chromosome X, ieCloDipt1.1, whole genome shotgun sequence. Encoded proteins:
- the LOC135944998 gene encoding F-BAR domain only protein 2 isoform X3; its protein translation is MTVDFSDYFWGEKNSGFDVLYHNMKHGVIASKELSEYLRERAIIEENICKLLTKHAKTASGTTSHGTFSPLWTLLRNSSEKLSSLHGQMFQKISELVKDVTKYSEELHKKHKTVKEEESVTLEVVQSIQTTTLAVQKAKDTYTQRSLELDKLRKENGSAKDIEKSEVKVRKAQEEYKALVEKYASTKEDFEKKMYIACKHFQDVEEAHVRQMKEFLNTYADDILNNHDQIGQVHMEFKRSCLDMTVDKLLEQFVLNKYTGLEKPEQIDFEEVSVSGGAVSSGSMGGGQGGDVSSLKDEKSNGGGDKPVKKESAAGNLEAGRPTKQSKPSRRTTSLLNLFMPNSQGVKESGETSSAPTSPTGPNNATTNAASLVRNPLRGTQRFLRSRREKKKEKKAKKNSKKDSQDNNSNKEDKSDGEDKDDGSSRKSGSPPPPEVDDEGYRIRPKVDTWENEKNNFYSSSDTDTEDDRERKIHVQIKPQINGSTVMSASVDELRATVENMNLSSVGQMIGRRGSSVDNDGMKRSQSVSQQLGGKPSSDLLGLTLFQSPSSSVASTPSGANVSAGQYSQLQSPPALPSPRGSPAMPQLEAQTTRYADLGDIFAEVGEMQPALPPKQRQTPTPTAGSIAIPRPPSRRGEGTPQLRGRISPASPAPTNIARADSTNSLEFRSTGVLNSSRGPSPLTIGMADTVPLAVAFHEIIHAYFRGSDETRCQVKMSGDMMLSFPAGIVTILANNPSPAQLSFKVKNSHRLENVVPNRQLITLDASQTTTEVSSYEFNMGALTALLRRQYDQNPTASYFNVDILKYQIKSKSGASSCPFQLVAYWKCDDNQTGLKVDYKYNSHAMASPSSLLNLTVAVPVDGGVLSMQSKPSGLWVPESNRAMWKFTELSQHSENHGVGSLRAIFELSNGPGSQGTIAAQFNCEGTTLSGAEFELTGAGYRLSLVKRRFVSGKYICDGDFDSRYRYAAPPGPTAC
- the LOC135944998 gene encoding F-BAR domain only protein 2 isoform X8, which encodes MTVDFSDYFWGEKNSGFDVLYHNMKHGVIASKELSEYLRERAIIEENICKLLTKHAKTASGTTSHGTFSPLWTLLRNSSEKLSSLHGQMFQKISELVKDVTKYSEELHKKHKTVKEEESVTLEVVQSIQTTTLAVQKAKDTYTQRSLELDKLRKENGSAKDIEKSEVKVRKAQEEYKALVEKYASTKEDFEKKMYIACKHFQDVEEAHVRQMKEFLNTYADDILNNHDQIGQVHMEFKRSCLDMTVDKLLEQFVLNKYTGLEKPEQIDFEEVSVSGGAVSSGSMGGGQGGDVSSLKDEKSNGGGDKPVKKESAAEDSPPRSPYTSISTWTTGFLRSRREKKKEKKAKKNSKKDSQDNNSNKEDKSDGEDKDDGSSRKSGSPPPPEVDDEGYRIRPKVDTWENEKNNFYSSSDTDTEDDRERKIHVQIKPQINGSTVMSASVDELRATVENMNLSSVGQMIGRRGSSVDNDGMKRSQSVSQQLGGKPSSDLLGLTLFQSPSSSVASTPSGANVSAGQYSQLQSPPALPSPRGSPAMPQLEAQTTRYADLGDIFAEVGEMQPALPPKQRQTPTPTAGSIAIPRPPSRRGEGTPQLRGRISPASPAPTNIARADSTNSLEFRSTGVLNSSRGPSPLTIGMADTVPLAVAFHEIIHAYFRGSDETRCQVKMSGDMMLSFPAGIVTILANNPSPAQLSFKVKNSHRLENVVPNRQLITLDASQTTTEVSSYEFNMGALTALLRRQYDQNPTASYFNVDILKYQIKSKSGASSCPFQLVAYWKCDDNQTGLKVDYKYNSHAMASPSSLLNLTVAVPVDGGVLSMQSKPSGLWVPESNRAMWKFTELSQHSENHGVGSLRAIFELSNGPGSQGTIAAQFNCEGTTLSGAEFELTGAGYRLSLVKRRFVSGKYICDGDFDSRYRYAAPPGPTAC
- the LOC135944998 gene encoding F-BAR domain only protein 2 isoform X7 translates to MTVDFSDYFWGEKNSGFDVLYHNMKHGVIASKELSEYLRERAIIEENICKLLTKHAKTASGTTSHGTFSPLWTLLRNSSEKLSSLHGQMFQKISELVKDVTKYSEELHKKHKTVKEEESVTLEVVQSIQTTTLAVQKAKDTYTQRSLELDKLRKENGSAKDIEKSEVKVRKAQEEYKALVEKYASTKEDFEKKMYIACKHFQDVEEAHVRQMKEFLNTYADDILNNHDQIGQVHMEFKRSCLDMTVDKLLEQFVLNKYTGLEKPEQIDFEEVSVSGGAVSSGSMGGGQGGDVSSLKDEKSNGGGDKPVKKESAAGNLEAGRPTKQSKPSRRTTSLLNLFMPNSQGFLRSRREKKKEKKAKKNSKKDSQDNNSNKEDKSDGEDKDDGSSRKSGSPPPPEVDDEGYRIRPKVDTWENEKNNFYSSSDTDTEDDRERKIHVQIKPQINGSTVMSASVDELRATVENMNLSSVGQMIGRRGSSVDNDGMKRSQSVSQQLGGKPSSDLLGLTLFQSPSSSVASTPSGANVSAGQYSQLQSPPALPSPRGSPAMPQLEAQTTRYADLGDIFAEVGEMQPALPPKQRQTPTPTAGSIAIPRPPSRRGEGTPQLRGRISPASPAPTNIARADSTNSLEFRSTGVLNSSRGPSPLTIGMADTVPLAVAFHEIIHAYFRGSDETRCQVKMSGDMMLSFPAGIVTILANNPSPAQLSFKVKNSHRLENVVPNRQLITLDASQTTTEVSSYEFNMGALTALLRRQYDQNPTASYFNVDILKYQIKSKSGASSCPFQLVAYWKCDDNQTGLKVDYKYNSHAMASPSSLLNLTVAVPVDGGVLSMQSKPSGLWVPESNRAMWKFTELSQHSENHGVGSLRAIFELSNGPGSQGTIAAQFNCEGTTLSGAEFELTGAGYRLSLVKRRFVSGKYICDGDFDSRYRYAAPPGPTAC